The Ignavibacteriales bacterium sequence AATGGATGTAACCAATAATGCATCAGGTGGTTTTCTGCAAATCGGTGGTTTCAAAAATGATGATGGTTTAGCAATTAATACTCAAAATACAATTGTATTGGTTACGTTCACGGCAAAATCTACTGCAAGAGTGGGTGTACAAACCGGACTGAAGGTAAACAACTTATATCTATCACTTGCTGATGAATCTGCCAAAGCGCTTTCTGTTTCAGGTGTGGATGGATTAGTAACTATTTACAGTGGAGTATCCGGGTATTTCCGTTATATAATCAACAAAAAACCAATCTATGTAACAGGCGCCATTAAATTCGAAAACACCGAAATGAGTATTTCTATTGACGGTAATACAAACGCAGTTGGAAAATTTGATTTCTCAAATATCAAACCAGGAAGCGATTTTGTACTTACACCTAAAACGGATCTTAGTCTGCCAGACCCAATTACATTAGCTGTTGATGCCGTTGATGCACGCAAAGCATTCGATGCCAGAGAAGGCGGCACTACACCTTTCCAAAATGATCTACAAAAAATGGCTGCCGATATTAATGGAGATGGAATTATCAATTCTACGGATGCTTTTGCAATATTACAAATTTCTACAGGAGCTCTTACAGCTGCCGATTTTAATGAAAGTAAATGGATCTTTGTAGACTCTACATTCAAGCTGACATCATCTAATTGGCAGACTGCCCCCAACACCATCTCTTACACACCGCTCGATACATTGAAAGCTAGACAAACTTTTTGGGGAGTGATAAGAGGCGATGCCGATGGGGATTACTCTCCTTCAACCATTGTTGCTTTATCAAAAATCTTTGCTGCAACGCAAGTTTTAGACCCCAATACAGTAATGTATAGTACACCGCAAAGAATGACGATTAAGCCCGGCGATACATTATCCTTGCCGATTTATATAAAACTAAACGGAAGCAAAATCGCCGCGTTCAATATATCAGTTGAAGTGAATCCTGAAATTTTAGCTTATACAAATAAGTACAGCATAGGTAATTCTATACCTGCCGGTACCGGCTGGAGTTTTAGTACGCATTTTGACTCGAACGGCAAACTTAACATAGGCGCAACTGATTTCGTAGGAGCCATCGACCCGATAAGTCAAGATGGATTGATTGCTTTCTTTAAGTTTGTTGTTAAAGGAAATCCAAAACTTGGAGATTCATGCGGAGTAAAAATATTAAATGCGTCTGCCTCAGATGCAAAGTATATAAACCTTTCTGTTTCATCGAGTGGCGGGCAGGTAATTGTCTCCAACTTAACCGATGTTTCTGAAAATAATAATATTGATTTCAATTATTCTCTGAACCAAAACTATCCAAATCCGTTTAACCCTTCTACTTTTATTGAGTACAGCATAAAAAATGAAGGATTAGTTAAGGTAGATGTCTATAATGTATTGGGAGAATTAGTTATTAGTCTTGTGAATAAGCAGCAGAACGCTGGAAAATATAAAGTTGAATGGAACGCTTCTCAATGCGCTTCCGGAATTTATTTTTACAGAATTAATAGCGGCGAATTTGTTCAGACGCGAAAAATGCTCTTAATCAAATAGACTTAATTATAATTAGGCGTCCTAAAATAGGTTGACTGTTATTTACTGAACCTCTCTACTTAGTAGAGAGGTTCTTTTATAAAAATTACAACTTTATTCTGCCGTTCTGGCATTTTTGGTACAAATCATTACTGTATTATTTGGTTAGAAATAATCCCTCTCAAAAATATTTTAATTCTTCACTTAATCAATTTCATCGTACTAAAAATTATTTTTAAGTGATGATCAATTCAAATCTGATATCATTCCTAAAGCTTCTGTTCATCAAACAGATATCCCAAAACTGAACTTATATGGGAAATTGTAAGAATCAGATGCATGGATGAATCCAACTGAAGAATATTAGCCAAAGGTGATTTCTTAAGCCCCATCTATTTGCGTTTCTGAATCAAATTTCAATGGCACAGCAATTGAAATTTATTCAGCACTATGGAACAGACAAAAGAAGAAATAAAAGAAACAAAGGTTGACGAAACACTAGTTCAACCGAAAGAGAAGAAAGGACTGAATCTCAAAATTTTGTTATTTGGAATTCCGATCTTCATCGTACAGCTTATAGCTGTCTATTTTATCACCGCGAACTTTTTGCTGAACAAAGTTCAAACTAATCACTCTGCAACAGAGACCCCGCAAGTAGAGACAAAAAAAGAAGCGGCTCCGGCGCAGGCGAGCAGTAAAGAACTTGGCAAATTTGTTTTTATGATTGAGGATCTGATCGTCAATCCGGCAAAAACCGATGGTAAGAGATTGCTCTTATCATCGCTCGGATTCGATGTTTCTTCCGAGAAAGATGATCAAGAACTGAAATCAAAAGAAGTTCTTCTCAAAGATGCGGTTATTTCCATCATGAGCAGCAAAGAAATGACACAGCTGAGCAATATTGCATACAGAGATACTCTTAGAACAGAGATTATCAAACGTTTGGCGCAGGTAATGCCGGCTGTTAAAATTAACACAATTTATTTCAGTAAATACATCTTACAATAATATGCCTGAAATATTATCACAACAAGAGATTGACCAGCTTCTTAATAATATTAAGAGCGGCACCGAACAGAAGGTCGAAACTAACCACGAAAAAGAAGCGGTACTTTTTGATTTTCGTCTGCCCAATAGAATTTCCAAGAATCAGCTTAGAATTCTAAGAAGCATATTTGAAAATTTTGCGGAAAGTTTCAGCGGCTTTCTGGTTACAAAACTTCAAACCGTTGTTAATATCAACGTAACATCGGTAGATCAAATTTATTATTCCGAGTATATTCTATCGGTTGCTAATCCGGCATGTCTTTTCACGTTTGATATTAAAGGAACAGATGTGAGAGGAATTCTTGAACTTAATAATGATTTGGCTTTATCACTCGTTGATAAACTTTTAGGCGGAAACGGACTTGGAACAAAGCAAACTAAAGTAATTACTCCAATCGAACAAAGAGTTCTCCGTGTAGTTGCAGAAAGAGTTATGCAGGATTTGCGAAAATCATGGCAGACAGTAGACAATTTTGAATTTAATCTAGAGCGTTTTGAGCCCGATATTGATTTTGCCCAGATAACATCTCAAAGTGAATCTGTATTGCTGATCTCATTCGAAATATTAATCGGCGAGCAATCGTATTTGATGAATATTTGTTTTGCAACTTTTGCGTTCGATAACATTCTAGCAAAATTATCGGCTCAAAAGCTTTCTTCAATTAGAGCTACAAAATATTACGGTATCACGGCAAAAGAAGTTTTAACAAATCATCTTTCCGGCACACTTCTGCCGCTGCGGGTTGAAATGGGAACAACTAAGCTTTCAATAAAAGAATTGTTCGAAATGGAAGTTGGAGATATTGTACGTCTGGAAACAAAACTAAGTGACGATCAAAAAGTTAGAACCGGCAGTCAAATTCTATTTACCGGAAGAATCGGCTCCGTTAACAATCATAAAGCGATAAAAGTAACAACTAAAGTAATTGACGAACCAAAATCTTTCT is a genomic window containing:
- a CDS encoding flagellar basal body-associated FliL family protein: MEQTKEEIKETKVDETLVQPKEKKGLNLKILLFGIPIFIVQLIAVYFITANFLLNKVQTNHSATETPQVETKKEAAPAQASSKELGKFVFMIEDLIVNPAKTDGKRLLLSSLGFDVSSEKDDQELKSKEVLLKDAVISIMSSKEMTQLSNIAYRDTLRTEIIKRLAQVMPAVKINTIYFSKYILQ
- the fliM gene encoding flagellar motor switch protein FliM; amino-acid sequence: MPEILSQQEIDQLLNNIKSGTEQKVETNHEKEAVLFDFRLPNRISKNQLRILRSIFENFAESFSGFLVTKLQTVVNINVTSVDQIYYSEYILSVANPACLFTFDIKGTDVRGILELNNDLALSLVDKLLGGNGLGTKQTKVITPIEQRVLRVVAERVMQDLRKSWQTVDNFEFNLERFEPDIDFAQITSQSESVLLISFEILIGEQSYLMNICFATFAFDNILAKLSAQKLSSIRATKYYGITAKEVLTNHLSGTLLPLRVEMGTTKLSIKELFEMEVGDIVRLETKLSDDQKVRTGSQILFTGRIGSVNNHKAIKVTTKVIDEPKSF